A portion of the Cryptomeria japonica chromosome 5, Sugi_1.0, whole genome shotgun sequence genome contains these proteins:
- the LOC131876342 gene encoding uncharacterized protein LOC131876342: protein MLRCKMALRRMIVGEEWSSSSYVATPAGKDMADCIFDERGFWSPCDEIVKFVKPLVVLLRVADGEKPAMGYIYEGMDRAKEGIKSIYAGDESKYGPIWQIIDKRWHHQLHRPIHAAAYYLNLAFHFSPTFRADAEVLDGLYSVMEKMAPVGCTQSDLMRELQLFSNAQGETFSRPIAKESRTTMMPDNWWNFFGPTTPNLQKLAIRILSQPCSASGCESNWSMFEHIHSKRRNRLSVEKMNDLIFVHYNLRLRMRKNALADISPIILDEVDPEAEWAIETDPVAVFSDDDTDWIDQVDIEAEAVAMAEEEQRARAERGDSEADGDSDRDGDSDTDVPDVGEHGVVSRGAAMAAQSSMTYLRRLRRGAGPSSEPTSGPEVADSSAP from the exons atgcttcgtTGTAAGatggccttgagacgtatgattgttggtgaggagtggtcttcctcatcctatgttgCCACCCCAGCAGGaaaagatatggcagactgcatttttgatgagcgaggcttttggagcccttgtgatgagatagtgaag tttgttaagcccttggtggttttgttgcgagttgcggatggagaaaagcccgcaatgggctacatatatgagggcatggatagggcgaaagagggcatcaaatctatctatgcaggagatgagagcaagtatggtcccatttggcagatcattgataagagatggcatcatcagcttcataggcccatccatgcagcagcctattatTTGAATCTGGCATTCCATTTTAGCCCTACTTTCAGGGCTGATGCGGAGGTCCTTGATGGGCTATACTCAGTCATGGAGAAGATGGCACCTGTTGGTTGTACTCAGTCAGATCTTATGCGAGAGCTACAAttgttctcaaatgcacaaggggagaccttttctcgtcctatcgccaaagaaagtaggacaactatgatgccag ataattggtggaacttttttggcccaacgacaccaaatcttcagaagttggccattcgcatcttgagccaaccatgcagtgcaTCTGGTTGTGAgagcaattggagtatgtttgagcacatacactccaagaggcgcaatagattatccgtggagaagatgaatgatcttatCTTTGTTCACTataacctccgcctgagaatgagaaagaatgcattagctgacatctctcctatcattctagatgaggttgatcctgaggCAGAGTGGGCCATTGAGACAGATCCTGTggctgtctttagtgatgatgacactgattggatcgaccaggtagatatagaggctgaggctgtagccatggcagaggaggagcagagagcacgagcagagagaggagattcagaggcagatggtGATAGTGACAGAGATGGTGacagtgacacagatgttcctgatgttggtgagcatggcgtgGTGTCACGAGGAGCGGCTATGGCTGCCCAATCATCtatgacctaccttagacgccttcgtaggGGGGCGGGGCCTTCATCGGAGCCGACGTCGGGGCCGGAGGTTGCAGACTCCTCTGCGCCATAG